A window of the Halobacterium hubeiense genome harbors these coding sequences:
- the dapF gene encoding diaminopimelate epimerase, which translates to MIPYERYHGTGNDFAIVDASNYVPDRGAFAERLCADLGIDGVLFLALEDRYTPPRAVMTLRQPDGSTADMCGNGARCAARWVAEQTGADAVMLDTQAGTRRADLDGAEVTVEMGEPSFAPRDVPAFRDEPMEREELAGYEVTAVNTGVPHAVAFVDDVDDVDIEADAPEIRHHEAFPEGANVTFASPDGEDAFRQRTFERGVEGETDSCGTGAVAVAAVARREGRCGDRVAVRPPGGELRVDLSGTTATLRGPTEHELDGEAETVSARQLDA; encoded by the coding sequence ATGATTCCCTACGAACGATACCACGGCACCGGCAACGACTTCGCAATCGTCGACGCGTCGAACTACGTCCCCGACCGCGGGGCGTTCGCCGAGCGGCTCTGCGCCGACCTCGGCATCGACGGCGTCCTCTTCCTCGCGCTGGAGGACCGCTACACGCCGCCGCGCGCGGTGATGACACTGCGCCAGCCCGACGGCTCCACCGCCGACATGTGCGGGAACGGCGCGCGCTGTGCGGCCCGCTGGGTCGCCGAGCAGACCGGCGCGGACGCCGTGATGCTGGACACGCAGGCGGGGACGCGGCGCGCGGACCTCGACGGCGCCGAAGTGACCGTGGAGATGGGCGAGCCGTCGTTCGCGCCCCGCGACGTGCCGGCGTTCCGCGACGAGCCGATGGAGCGCGAGGAACTGGCGGGCTACGAGGTCACCGCCGTGAACACGGGCGTCCCCCACGCGGTCGCGTTCGTGGACGACGTCGACGACGTGGACATCGAGGCGGACGCGCCCGAGATTCGCCACCACGAGGCGTTCCCCGAGGGCGCGAACGTCACGTTCGCGTCCCCGGACGGCGAGGACGCGTTCCGCCAGCGCACGTTCGAGCGCGGCGTCGAGGGCGAGACGGACTCCTGTGGAACGGGCGCGGTCGCGGTCGCCGCCGTCGCGCGCCGCGAGGGTCGCTGCGGGGACCGCGTGGCGGTCCGGCCGCCGGGCGGCGAACTCCGCGTCGACCTCTCGGGCACCACCGCGACGCTGCGCGGCCCGACCGAGCACGAGCTCGACGGGGAAGCCGAGACCGTCTCCGCGCGCCAGCTCGATGCCTGA
- a CDS encoding 2,3,4,5-tetrahydropyridine-2,6-dicarboxylate N-succinyltransferase, whose translation MSLESDVRDLWHRHEDGDLTAETASADDADTLEAFLDALEAGDVRAAEKSGGEWEAVEWVKRGVLLNFALHETEPREYGDVTYHDVLPLRDTDDLYDRGTRNTPDGTVLRRGAHLGSDCIVMSPAFVNIGAHVGDGTLVDSCDTVGSCAQIGEDVKLGANTLIGGVLEPVESAPVVVEDGVSLGAGCRVTSGFVVGEDSVVGENTLLTPRIPVYDLVEEEILYGELPPERRAFTRYVESSVGDHDLFDGGAFKPAVVAMDLEAETLDATQREEVLRS comes from the coding sequence ATGAGTCTGGAATCTGACGTACGAGACCTGTGGCACCGACACGAAGACGGCGACCTGACGGCCGAAACCGCGAGCGCGGACGACGCGGACACGCTCGAAGCGTTCCTCGACGCGCTCGAAGCCGGGGACGTGCGCGCCGCCGAGAAGTCCGGCGGCGAGTGGGAGGCCGTCGAGTGGGTCAAGCGCGGCGTCCTCCTGAACTTCGCACTCCACGAGACCGAGCCCCGCGAGTACGGCGACGTCACTTACCACGACGTGCTCCCGCTGCGGGACACCGACGACCTCTACGACCGCGGCACGCGGAACACGCCCGACGGCACCGTGCTCCGCCGCGGCGCGCACCTCGGCTCGGACTGCATCGTGATGTCCCCGGCGTTCGTGAACATCGGCGCGCACGTCGGCGACGGCACACTCGTGGACTCCTGTGACACCGTCGGCTCCTGTGCGCAAATCGGCGAGGACGTGAAGCTCGGCGCGAACACCCTGATTGGTGGTGTGCTCGAACCCGTCGAGAGCGCGCCCGTCGTCGTCGAGGACGGCGTCTCGCTGGGCGCGGGCTGCCGGGTCACCTCCGGGTTCGTCGTCGGCGAGGACTCCGTGGTCGGCGAGAACACGCTGCTGACGCCGCGCATCCCCGTCTACGACCTCGTCGAGGAGGAGATTCTGTACGGCGAGCTGCCGCCCGAGCGCCGCGCGTTCACGCGCTACGTGGAGTCCAGCGTCGGCGACCACGACCTCTTCGACGGCGGCGCGTTCAAGCCCGCGGTGGTCGCGATGGACCTCGAAGCGGAGACGCTCGACGCCACCCAGCGCGAGGAGGTCCTGCGGTCGTGA
- the dapB gene encoding 4-hydroxy-tetrahydrodipicolinate reductase, translating to MRIGVTGATGRMGREVREEAAERGVEVAFATTRDPGSDLDPAGEFASLVEAENPDAVVDFTVPEASVEYVTACAAAGVPIVVGTTGFDDDQLDALRDAGSDAPVLLGANFSRGIQALLDVVEQAVGSLPEYDVEVTETHHNGKRDAPSGTANVLLDRIEDERDDSERVHGRVGDQPREEGEIGVHARRAGDVTGEHEALLAGNGEVLELTHRAGDRSVFAAGALDTAAWLADQPADFYRFEEVASEL from the coding sequence ATGAGAATCGGGGTCACCGGCGCGACCGGGCGGATGGGGCGCGAGGTCCGCGAGGAGGCCGCCGAGCGCGGCGTCGAGGTGGCGTTCGCGACGACCCGCGACCCCGGCAGCGACCTCGACCCCGCCGGCGAGTTCGCGTCGCTCGTGGAGGCCGAGAATCCTGACGCGGTCGTGGACTTTACCGTGCCGGAGGCGAGCGTGGAGTACGTGACCGCCTGCGCGGCCGCCGGCGTCCCCATCGTCGTCGGCACTACGGGCTTCGACGACGACCAACTGGACGCGCTCCGGGACGCGGGCAGCGACGCGCCCGTCCTGCTCGGCGCGAACTTCTCACGGGGCATCCAGGCCCTCTTGGACGTGGTCGAGCAGGCAGTCGGGTCGCTCCCCGAGTACGATGTCGAGGTCACCGAGACCCACCACAACGGGAAGCGCGACGCCCCCAGCGGCACGGCGAACGTGCTGCTGGACCGGATTGAGGACGAGCGAGACGACTCCGAGCGCGTCCACGGCCGCGTGGGCGACCAGCCCCGCGAAGAGGGCGAAATCGGCGTGCACGCGCGCCGCGCCGGCGACGTCACCGGCGAGCACGAGGCGCTGCTCGCCGGGAACGGCGAAGTGCTGGAGTTGACCCACCGCGCGGGCGACCGGTCGGTGTTCGCGGCGGGCGCGCTCGACACCGCCGCGTGGCTCGCCGACCAGCCTGCGGACTTTTACCGATTCGAGGAGGTTGCTTCCGAACTATGA
- the lysA gene encoding diaminopimelate decarboxylase, with protein sequence MTRVEAPAVRRLADWSASELRGLAAEYGTPLYVQDLDRVRENYDQLAAAFPDADIHYAVKANAGRAVLDALREAGAGAECASAGEVYRALDAGYEPGEIHYTAVNPPARDLDYVLDEAADATFVVGARDTIDRLEERGFDGRLAVRVHPGVGAGHSDEVATGADAKFGIPHDRAADALRKADARGFDVVGIHAHVGSGMLSEGDVDAHREVVERLAAVAREAPVDLEFVDVGGGFGVPYRPEEEPLDLDAVADATRDALADVDAELVVEPGRFLVADAGVLLTEVNTVKRTDGPTLTGVDAGMTTLLRPALYDAHHEVRALTRDGHDRPDRTVTVVGPICESTDVLAERRQLPRPERGDLLAVGNAGAYGVEMASQYNSRPRPAVAAVEGGDHRLARERDSLADLTTPER encoded by the coding sequence GTGACGCGCGTCGAGGCCCCCGCCGTGCGGCGGCTCGCGGACTGGTCGGCGAGTGAGCTCCGCGGCCTCGCCGCCGAGTACGGGACGCCGCTGTACGTGCAGGACCTCGACCGCGTACGCGAGAACTACGACCAACTCGCGGCCGCGTTCCCGGACGCCGATATCCACTACGCCGTGAAGGCCAACGCCGGCCGCGCGGTCCTCGACGCGCTCCGCGAGGCCGGTGCGGGCGCGGAGTGCGCGTCCGCCGGCGAGGTGTACCGCGCGCTCGACGCCGGCTACGAGCCCGGCGAAATTCACTACACGGCCGTCAATCCTCCCGCCCGCGACCTCGACTACGTGCTGGACGAAGCGGCCGACGCGACGTTCGTCGTGGGCGCCCGCGACACCATCGACCGCCTCGAAGAGCGCGGCTTCGACGGCCGGCTCGCGGTCCGCGTCCATCCCGGCGTCGGCGCCGGCCACAGCGACGAGGTGGCGACCGGCGCCGACGCCAAGTTCGGCATACCCCACGACCGCGCGGCGGACGCGCTCCGAAAGGCTGACGCTCGCGGCTTCGACGTGGTCGGGATCCACGCCCACGTCGGCAGCGGGATGCTCTCCGAGGGCGACGTGGACGCCCACCGCGAGGTCGTCGAACGGCTCGCTGCGGTCGCCCGTGAGGCGCCCGTCGATTTGGAGTTCGTGGACGTCGGCGGCGGCTTCGGCGTCCCGTACCGCCCCGAGGAGGAGCCGCTGGACCTCGACGCGGTGGCGGACGCGACCCGGGACGCGCTCGCTGACGTGGACGCCGAACTGGTCGTCGAACCCGGGCGCTTCCTCGTCGCGGACGCCGGCGTCCTCCTCACCGAAGTGAACACGGTCAAGCGTACCGACGGCCCGACGCTCACCGGCGTCGACGCCGGTATGACGACCCTACTGCGGCCCGCGCTCTACGACGCCCACCACGAGGTGCGCGCGCTCACCCGCGACGGCCACGACCGCCCGGACCGTACAGTTACGGTGGTCGGGCCCATCTGTGAGAGCACAGACGTACTCGCGGAGCGCCGACAGCTCCCGCGACCGGAGCGCGGCGACCTGCTCGCGGTCGGGAACGCGGGCGCCTACGGCGTCGAGATGGCGTCCCAGTACAACTCCCGGCCGCGGCCCGCCGTCGCCGCCGTCGAGGGCGGCGACCACCGGCTCGCCCGCGAACGCGACTCGCTGGCCGACCTCACCACCCCAGAACGATGA